The region CAGATCGGAGTGCCAGAGCCAGCGCCCGTCCGTCAGCAGGTGCCACCCGCCGATCACGGCATGGGAAGGGCTGAGGACATCGTGTACGAGTGTGGTCGCGGCGACCAGGACTGTGCCGTTCCGCAGGTACTCGACTAGGTGTTCTGAGTTGAGATCACGGGAGGGCTGGCAGGCTGCGTAACCAGAGGATGGATCCGCGCAGGTGGAGTCCTGCGGCGTAGCTCTCGGATGTCTTGTCGTACCGGCTGGCCAGTCCCCGCCATTCCTTGAACTTGTTGATGGCGCGCTCGACCGTGTTGCGATCTTTGTAGAGCGTGGCGTCGTGGCTGACCGGGCGGCCGCCGGAACGTCCCTTCTTCCTGCGGTTGGCGGCCTGGTCGGTCTTTTCCGGGATCACTGCCTTGATGTTGCGTCTGTGCAGGTGGGCGCGGTTGGCGCGGGAGGAGTACGCCTTGTCTCCGGCGACCGCGTCCGGCCGTGTCCTGGGGCGGCCGACCGGGACGCGCACCTTGATCTTCTTGAGGACCGGGATGAAGCGCGGGCTGTCCGCGGACTGCCCGGGGGTGAGGATGATGGCCAGCGGGCGGCAGCGTCGCTCGACGGCGAGGTGGACCTTGCTGGTGAGCCCGCCCCGGGAGCGGCCCAGTTCGGCGGCCCGCAGTCGGGCCCTGCGGCGTCGGCGCACGGCGCGGCGCTGTTCCCGCTCGGGGTCCTCCCTGTCCGCGGACCCCTCACCTACGGGGTTGTTTTGCCCCTTTGCTGCAGCCCCTTTTCTTCCGCCACGGCCTTCTCCAGGTCCTCAAGGAGCTCCGGGTCGACGACCATGCCCGCCGCGTGGTGATGCGCGCGGGCAACGGTCGAGTCCACGCTGACCAGGCTGAGATCGACATCGTCGCGGGCCGCCGCCTCGGCGATCATCGTTTCCATGAGGGCCTGGAAGACTTCGCCATGCGCCCACATCCGGAACCGGTCGTAGATCGTCGACCAGGAGCCGTAGCTCTCCGGCACATCCCGCCAGGGGCTGCCGGTGCGGAACCGCCACATCACCGCGTTGAAGTAGCTGCGCAGGTCAGGGATCGGTCCGAACGCCCCCAGCGGCAGGTGCGGCTCGATCAACTCCCACTCGGCATCGGTCAGATCACCACGAGTCACGCGACCGGTCTACCGCAGCCAGCGCCCTCCTGAAGCGGGAATGACCGATCCTGTGATCTCAACTCAGAACAGGCCCTAGCTCGCGGGCCTGTGCCGGCGCCTTATCGCGGACGGAGCCTCGGAGCGACGGCCCGTCTGGCCAGCCGCGCTCAAGTTCTCTGAAGTTCCCGACCACAGGAAATCTCTCGTCCATCCGCAGAGGCTAGTGTCCTGCGCCGGGAATTCGATGAATATGTGTACTGTTGCCGGCATGGCGCGCATGGGACGGCCGATGGCCGAGCTGACGTTGACCGATGGCGAGCGTGAGACGCTGGTGCGCTGGTCACGGCGGGCGACGTCCGCGCAGGCTCTGGCCCAGCGATGCCGGATCGTGCTGGGCTGCGCGGAGGGAAAGTCGAACCAGCAGGTGGCCGCCGAACTCGGCATCTGGCCACAGACGGTGGGCAAGTGGCGTCGGCGCTTCCTTGAGTCCCGACTGGACGGCCTTTCCGACGAGCCGCGCCCTGGCGCTCCTCGGAAGATCTCCGACGAGCAGGTGGAAGCGGTTGTTGTCGCCACGTTGGAACGCGCCCCGAAGGACGCCACGCACTGGTCGCGGGCATCCATGGCGGCCGAGAGCGACCTGAGCAAGTCCACCGTGGGGCGGATCTGGCGCACGTTCGGTCTCAAACCGCACCAGGTCGACACCTTCAAGCTCTCCAACGACCCCCAGTTCATCGACAAGGTCCGCGACATCGTGGGCCTCTACCTCGACCCGCCGGAGAAGGCGCTGGTTCTCTGCGTGGACGAGAAGAGCCAGATCCAGGCGCTGGACCGCTCGGCACCGGTGCTGCCGATGATGCCGGGCATGCCCGAACGCCGTACCCACGACTACGTCCGCCACGGCATCACCACCCTGTTCGCCGCCCTGGACGTGGCCACCGGCGAGGTGATCAGCTCCATCCACCGCCGCCACCGGGCTGCGGAGTTCAAGAAGTTCCTCGCCAAGCTGGACAAGGAGGTCCCCGCCCAGCTCGACGTCCACCTGATCTGTGACAACTACAGCACCCACAAGGCACCGGTGGTTCGCAAGTGGCTGGAGGCCCACCCACGCTTCCACACGCACTTCACCCCGACGTACTCATCCTGGCTCAACCAAGTCGAACGATGGTTCGGGCTGCTGACGGACAAGCGGATACGGCGCGGGGTCCACAAGAACCTCCAGGCCCTGGAGCGCGACATCCGCACCTGGACCGCGCAGTGGAACGAGGACCCGAAGCCCTTCGTCTGGACGAAGGACGCCGATGAGATCCTCCAGCGGCTCGCCTCATATCTTGATCGAATTCCCGGCGCAGGACGCTAGACGGCGGGTGTCAGGACGGCTCCCAGCAGGCGATTGGACAGGGGGGTCGAGGCGCCGAAGTCGAGGCCGAGGTTGGAGACCGAGTAGACGGCGCGGACGGACAGGTCGCGGGTGGCGAACATGCCGTTGGCGTAGCCGTCGTCGTGGCCGGTCTTGCCCCAGAGTACGGTGCCGTTCGGCAGCGGGGTGGACATCAGACCGGCGCCGAAGCAGGCCACCTTGTTGCAGGAGCTGCCGCCGACGAACGGGACGAGCTTGCCCTCGTTGTCCTTGGGCAGGGTAAACAGCTCGTTCTGCTGTGCGGCGGGCAGCAGGCGGCCCTGGAGCAGCGCGGTGATGAAGTGGTCCAGGTCGGCCGGGGTGGAGATCATGTTGGATGGGTCGCCGCCCTGCTCGCTGACGTCCACCGCGTTGCCCTGGCTGTTGGTCATGTAGCCGTGCAGGTAGGGCCGGGGCATCTCGGGGTCGCCCTCGGGCACCGAGGTCTGGTCGAGGTGCACCGGTTCCAGGATGCGGTCGGTGACCTCC is a window of Streptomyces mirabilis DNA encoding:
- a CDS encoding IS630 family transposase gives rise to the protein MARMGRPMAELTLTDGERETLVRWSRRATSAQALAQRCRIVLGCAEGKSNQQVAAELGIWPQTVGKWRRRFLESRLDGLSDEPRPGAPRKISDEQVEAVVVATLERAPKDATHWSRASMAAESDLSKSTVGRIWRTFGLKPHQVDTFKLSNDPQFIDKVRDIVGLYLDPPEKALVLCVDEKSQIQALDRSAPVLPMMPGMPERRTHDYVRHGITTLFAALDVATGEVISSIHRRHRAAEFKKFLAKLDKEVPAQLDVHLICDNYSTHKAPVVRKWLEAHPRFHTHFTPTYSSWLNQVERWFGLLTDKRIRRGVHKNLQALERDIRTWTAQWNEDPKPFVWTKDADEILQRLASYLDRIPGAGR